Genomic window (Ailuropoda melanoleuca isolate Jingjing unplaced genomic scaffold, ASM200744v2 unplaced-scaffold34029, whole genome shotgun sequence):
gctGGCTGCAGGGGGGAGGCTGGCCAGCACAGGGAAGCATGATGGGAGCACGTAGAGCTGTCTGCCTTCCCCTACCCTTCTCTCTGGCCTTACAGAACGAGCCCTGGGAACTGGAAAACCCTATGCTGGCTAGGACTCTGATGGAGGCATTTCAGCTGGACCCAGAAACACTTGCCAATGAGGCTGCTGCCCGTGCTGCCAACGTAGCCCGCGCGGCCGCCTCCAACCGTGCTGCTAGGGCTGCCGCCGCTGCTGCCCGTGCCACCTACAATCAGGTGGTCACTAACCGCCCGGTGGCCACAGACCAGGCTTCAGGAGAAGATACCCAGCCCATGACCTATGCGGCCCAGGCTCAAGCAGCCACCCCTGAGACAACCCGTGCTGCTCCGCTCATCTCCCAGATGCTAGTCAACAGTGAGATGGCCGCCCCGGGGGCTCCGGCTACGTCCACACAGCCCCAGACAGCCTCCCAGGCCCAGGAGGCCGCTACCGAGGGCCCTAGTACTGCCTGTGCTTTTGCTCAGGCTCCATGTGCTAACGAGATGGAGGCCTCCCGGCCCAAGACAGCCTTCCTGGGTCAGAACGACGTCTTTGATTTCACCCAGCCGGCAGGTGTCAGTGGCATGGCCTTCCCACGCCCCAAGAGACCCGCCCCAGCCCAAGAGGCTGCCCCAGAGGGCCCCAGTGCTGCCTCCTCGGGGGTGGCCCAGGCAGCACCTGCCAGGGA
Coding sequences:
- the LOC117798764 gene encoding melanoma-associated antigen D4-like, which produces MAEGSYRMESETYNVEDMDEGSDEVGEEEMVEGNDYEEFGAFGGYGTLTSFDIRILRAFGSLGPGLRILSNEPWELENPMLARTLMEAFQLDPETLANEAAARAANVARAAASNRAARAAAAAARATYNQVVTNRPVATDQASGEDTQPMTYAAQAQAATPETTRAAPLISQMLVNSEMAAPGAPATSTQPQTASQAQEAATEGPSTACAFAQAPCANEMEASRPKTAFLGQNDVFDFTQPAGVSGMAFPRPKRPAPAQEAAPEGPSAASSGVAQAAPAREGAATRPKTTKSGKALAKTRWVEPQNVVAAAATKAKMAPSIPEPEGAAATAQHSAEPWVRMGGKRTKKVRPPCSLQPPVAPLLSLLSPLLCPLLPPPS